A segment of the Anopheles cruzii chromosome 2, idAnoCruzAS_RS32_06, whole genome shotgun sequence genome:
ATCTTCTCGCTCCCGACGACTATCAGCTTGTTCCCGGTCGTTATCCCGACGATCCTCACGGCGTTCAGACGCCTCACGACGATTCTCACTCCTTTCCTGACGCTCATTTTCTCGACGATCCTCACGGCGTTCAGACGCCTCGCGGCGATTCTCACTCCTATCTTGACGCTCATTTTCACGACGTTCAGACGACTCACGACGATTCTCACTCCTATTCAGACGTTCCACTTCACGGCGACCAGCTCTTTCATTTCGTCGCTCATCGGAGCGGCGCGTTTCCTCCCGACTTCGTTCCTGTTCCGACTCGCAACGTTCCCGTTCTTGGCGATCCTCACGACGTCCGACGGACGCACGATCCGTGCGTTCAATGCGTGCCCGTTCACTCCGATCGGCATCCACAACTCGACGGGCTTCTTCCCGACGTTCCGGCTCGTCACGACGATCCGCACGAACCCTCTGCTCGTCCAGGCGCTCCATGCGATCCTCCCGTCGTCGGTCCGCATCAAGCCGTCCTTCTTCACGGCGATCGGCACGATCACGGACCAGCATTCGGTTGTCACGAATTTCACGGCGCTCTTCAAGACGCTCCACACCACGGCGCTCGTCCGAATGATCGTGCCTGGGTTTGAGGTTTGCCTCCCGAttgaacagcagcagccgttgcTCTTGATCCTGATCCAACCGGTCGATACGACGATCCGAGTAGTGTCGTCTCTCGGACACCTCATCGACACACTCGTCTCCCACCGTACCAACTCGCTCGTTGGCCATTGTCACACTGCGAACGGTCGCTACTAGTCCGATGCACACCACCATAAATATGGTGCCCCGTTTGGCTGCCATTCCCATGTAGCTGGTACCCATTTTCGGTCAAGTATCGGTCACGACTTCACTTTAGTGAATTTAGGACAGAACTACAACACTAGCTGGAAACAAGTCAGGGGATTTGTAAGTAACCAGACGAGGACACTTCTCCGGTGAAACTGTACCTATCACAGCAAACGACATCCATTTTATAGCCACGCAACTAGCCGCAGCTTCCTGCTGGATCCTTCGGTTCCTGCGGACGACCGCATTCGCCGTAGGTGGcgttgtttgaaaaattacatttaaaCTTCAATTTCACACTTCACCAGCTGCAATTGTGACCGTGGTAGgctggccgtgccgtgacgtCGGGACTCCCGCCTGGTGTTTCATTGATAACATTTTCCTCGCTGCTGCGACACACAGTGAATCGAAACTGGTAAACCATCAATGGCAAATGTGCGATAAAAAAGGTTACGCACCCAAGATGGTGTCCACGTGGGtgagaaaaccgaaacggtggacgcaatcgaaattgAGGATGGAGGCGCACGACGGCGGCATTCATTCGCCTCGGTTGGTGCCTCGGTCTGCTACGGGACTGATAAGAACCAATCGACGCAAATTGATTGTCCCCAAATTGCATTATCCTAGCGCCCGCAGCTCCATTCAACACGGATTGTGGTGACGTCAGCCGCCGTTGCAGTAGaaacatccttttttctttcttgatCGGAGCCTATAATCGGTTTGAAGTGATTTCGTGTCGGTTGCGGTCCTAGAATGGCGCCCATATGGAACATCCGGCTAGATGCGTCCTATGCCAGGGCGCGTATCGCCACTTGCCTTCACTTGAAACGTTGAGATGTAATGATATTTAATCTGGTTTTGTCCAGCAAGcgtattttatttaaatgtgTACAATTACACAAAGACAactgcacaaaaaaaagatcgATCCACAATTACGATTACTGTTGAACACGCTTTCAGATGGAAACCGTTCAAATTCAAACGTATCTGTAAATCACAGTCACTATATGGCGCATGTAAGCAACCGAGTGCAAAGTGTCATCATAGAACTGTTTAACTGACCAATACGTAACTCTCTTCACAAAGACGAACACGTTCTTCACAcgtttatttccattttttaaagGTATTTTTCTCCGTTGGCCGAGCGTTGGCCCACAGTTTTCGCGGTTACTGCCAAAAACATTGGataacaaaccgaaaacaaataacTAACCATAAAACGATACGAGAGAAAACGTTCAATTATTACTACAAACTGTCTAAAACCTGATCCCCCGTCATCGGTGCCAACTCTGCGCAGCGCATGGCCTAGGGCGAAAGAATATTTGGTTGACGCTACCTCCGATTTCTGGCCATCTACACGAGGTTTGTGGGAAGAGTAGTTGAAACATCCTATTTTCAGTTCCTGCTTCCGCTTCGTTTCTTACTGACTAGAGAGATTTTTGATTAGTCTAAGCCTAGGAAAAGTTTCGCAATGTCGTTTCTTCACTCTTTCACTACTGCAGGTATCACAGCCCGGTGGGGCTCAGGGCGCAGTTCGCTCACTTTCTGTTTCTCCATTGGCGCTCGCTGAAGCACATTTTACAAAAATTCGAAGGAATTCGAAACCACAGAGCTCCGCGCCTCCACCTTTCGCTCAGAGATATGTCAGATCGCAGAGTGGCACGGTGGCTGGATGTTCGGATGCTTCGACACTCAATCCCCTGGTGCTGCTACCCATCGATTGGACCGGAATGAATAAGCTCAATGCAAATTACGATGCCTAACACGGACCTTGTATGGTACaacatttgtgtgtgtgtatagtaGAATGCAAGATAGGAAGCCTGTCGAGTCAAACTTACACACGATGGAAACGACCATCAGTCTAAATGGTTTACTAACACCTCCGCTGGAATCCGTGGGCGATGCTTCAGTGCCGCGGCACGGTACAATttggaaacatttattttctaacTCACTCCCCTTCTGTCAACTCTTTGTCTTACACAATGTCTCATGTTATCCTAGCTACTACCTAACGAATTTGGGTGAGCCCTCGCACCCCAAATCACCTACAGGACGCACGTTCAAAGGATGCTGGCACAAAAAGCCGAGCGATGGTGCTGAGCATGCAAATGTGAAGCAGGGTGCACATGAAACCGGTAAGAGAACAGAAAAACGGCTATATTTAATAATGTACAAACTGAAACTGAGCAAACTTGGGTAGAAAGTGGAAGATTAACAATGAACAAACGGTACACTACAGTAGCAGTAAGAAGGTCATCGTGCATATTTGGTTTTCGATGAAGAAACTTTCGATCATCTCCTTCATCGGGGAACTCAGTCTAGTGGTTGATCTGCAGCCCCTTGGTCAGGGCAATACGCTATGATAATCTACGGGGCCCTTCTTCGCgcgaaaccacaaaccacgcTTGTAAAAGCTAATCTCTAGTTCTTTTGTACTCTCGGTAGGATGTACACTGTGCGCGCCAAGCGGGGCCCCGAACCGGTGGTCAACAGGGAGAAGAGTATAAAAACTAATCAAATATTGtacatcgcgcgcgcgccggtaTCCGATTTGTACCTAGTCAAGGTGTGCGCGGCCCGCGTTCACCGATGAGCCGTGCGGTGGCGAGATCTGCTGAGATCGGGTATTTTTGGTTGGCGTAGATTTCGGTGAGCTTTTGGCCGACGATGCACCACCGCTTTTGCTGCCTGTTGTCGGAGGagaggagaaagagagagaaagaaaagtaaaatataaaaatgatgtaaaacaaaaaggagGCCAATTCTCGTAAGGACCCTGAGCTCGCAAGAGTGAAGGAAGAAGAGTACGTTTGCTGTTAAAATTAGCATTATGTTTTGTGCCGTCAACACGAACGTGCATAAATGAAGGCGTCGACGCAAAGAAGCGAATCAACTGCCTTCGGGTTCACAAAAATTGCGTGCTGGATATGTCTTGATAGCCATACCCCACCGGCGCGGTCATCCCGCTGGGCGTAAACCAGCTAGACGCCACGCAGATGTGCCATAAAAGTGTAGTGGCAAGCACCCTTTTAATAATTTCAAACACGCTCGGCGTCGTCTCCTGATTGCGCCGGGACGTGTTTCACTAGCGACACATAACTGACCGGCAGAATATAGCGCAAAGTCATACTCAAGATTCAGAACTGTGTTCCAAcaaaagcattaaaaataatagTCGAACGAAGTAAAAACTATTTCATCATGGTTCTGTAGAGTACCGAAGAAATGTTGTCAATTATCCAAGGCCAATTATCTGAATAAACATTTTTCTGAGACCGATGTATTTGTGAAATGAGTAAAAGTGTGTAAAAAGTACCCCCGCTTGCGTGTGGTTAAAACCCGGCCACCAACCTGGCACGATAAGGACGCACGTTCCGCTGAAAGTACCGCAAATTATATGGTACTTCGACACGCGATTGACACGGGCGAATATCCAAAGCCATCAGCCACAAACGTTCCGATTCGGCCGCTGAGTTTCGCCCATTCGTGCTGTTAAATTGCGTCTGGCAAAGGCACCGATCCGCGAGAACGTAAATAAACATAAAGCGAAAAAAACTTGGCTACCGCTGTTTGGCCTCCGGGGTTCCTCGGATcggatatgtaaatatgttAAAAAGCCGGCCCCGAGCACACTTTTGGCACTGAACCAGAAAGCATACAACCGGTTTCGGAGAAAGTAGCCTTCAAAACCGATGCCTATTTTTgaagagaaacaaaatcaatcaatagcACCCCCCCAACAGCACAATTTTAATTCTGATAGCAGGAAGAAGCAGGAACTTGTGTGGTAACCTTCTCTGACCGAGGCGTTTCAGGTTGGCAAACAACCAGAACGGCCACAACCAAGTTGAAATACGTCCGTTTAATCTACGTGAAACACTATTTGCTGCAATATTGATTCAACTGTGCCATACGCAGGGCGGCACGCATGATGAGGCCAGACTAGCTTCAAACGAGAACTAAGCTAAAGTAACACAGAACAAACGGGGCGCGCGTAAGCGGAAAGCAGCGAAAAGCATCAACAAATCTTTGGCGTAATCAAAGAACTGCTTGaacattaacatttttaaAGCCAGCAGCAAGAACAATGAGCAAAATGGTTCAAACTGTGAGCAAAGCATTCGAAATACGTTAACACGCGGGCACTCTGGTGGTCACGGGGATGCATAGTGAAAACATGAAACCGGATGGTTTAGCGTCTTTCTTCCCTGTTAATGTTTAACAGATAACAATACTGCAACGGCATTTATAAACTAGTCCCTTAATAACTAGACCTTTTGTTCGTCGGTTTCAaacgattttaatttttatatcATAACTGGGACTGCTAATATCTACAACCTTCAGCTTGCCCCGGGCgtgcgccaccagcagcggatGAACGTAATACTCTGGCCCTTCGTTTGCCAACGATGCGCCGGGGAAGCGAGTAGAGAAAAGAGAATCAATTATTAGAGGAACGGAAGACTTGAAGCGATTAAAATTTCATAGACTATAAACCAATCAGCTGATAGGCACGATATGGGAGATATTCCATACAAGAGATGACGAATTTTACGtgtgtaataaaaacaaattagagAACCTCGCAATGCCTTGCGCGATATTTTAACATGATGACAAACAAGCGGGAACGCTAGATTTCAATAGCACATGTCACAAATACACACGTATCGGTGAAAAAAATCATCGCGTGG
Coding sequences within it:
- the LOC128269027 gene encoding histone-lysine N-methyltransferase, H3 lysine-79 specific-like, which gives rise to MGTSYMGMAAKRGTIFMVVCIGLVATVRSVTMANERVGTVGDECVDEVSERRHYSDRRIDRLDQDQEQRLLLFNREANLKPRHDHSDERRGVERLEERREIRDNRMLVRDRADRREEGRLDADRRREDRMERLDEQRVRADRRDEPERREEARRVVDADRSERARIERTDRASVGRREDRQERERCESEQERSREETRRSDERRNERAGRREVERLNRSENRRESSERRENERQDRSENRREASERREDRRENERQERSENRREASERREDRRDNDREQADSRREREDSREQERRERVVPTEERRERFERVNTWDARDVEYEDKLMVVQQENAFFYQLLQTAAVVGLLGYWLLKGGQQGDQMEPKKPSKMSQAINKLLFQVPVMGDKE